The following coding sequences lie in one Silurus meridionalis isolate SWU-2019-XX chromosome 19, ASM1480568v1, whole genome shotgun sequence genomic window:
- the igfbp6a gene encoding insulin-like growth factor-binding protein 6a yields MASLRDLLTLLITVQLHLSSTSSLSPHRKTGGSGRRQGAASQSPEEGTSALALGEVCGVYTPACGRGLRCFPPEGDQSPLQSLLQGKGACRSIKVSMQKTTTTGSQSPVTESLEKGPCRKLLMSLLQKLELTVIQTDQDIYIPNCDKNGFFKKKQCMSSRGMQRGHCWCVDEKGNRLRGKDTCST; encoded by the exons ATGGCTTCATTGCGTGATCTCCTGACGCTCCTGATCACGGTTCAGCTCCACCTGTCCagcacttcctctctctctcctcacaggAAGACTGGCGGCTCGGGGAGGCGTCAGGGGGCAGCGTCCCAATCCCCAGAGGAGGGAACTTCAGCACTGGCACTAGGAGAAGTGTGCGGAGTGTACACTCCAGCATGTGGACGTGGCCTTCGCTGCTTTCCTCCAGAAGGAGACCAAAGCCCACTGCAGTCTCTGCTTCAGGGGAAAGGAGCCTGCAGGAGCATCAAGGTCAGCATGCAGAAGACCACCACCACAG GGTCTCAGTCGCCGGTTACTGAAAGCCTGGAAAAG gGCCCTTGCCGGAAACTTCTAATGTCACTGCTCCAGAAACTCGAGCTCACTGTGATCCAGACGGACCAAGACATTTACATACCCAACTGTGACAAGAACGGGTTCTTCAAGAAGAAACAg TGTATGTCGTCCCGTGGGATGCAGCGTGGACACTGCTGGTGTGTGGATGAGAAAGGAAACAGACTCCGAGGCAAAGACACGTGCAGCACctga